One genomic segment of Vibrio sp. SCSIO 43136 includes these proteins:
- a CDS encoding LPP20 family lipoprotein: MKKVLMLLVAMVMAGCQPLGGEEMFMTAVGYASISEQKGRNDQEKQVKAMRASKIDAYRELAEQVYGLRVSARSDLEDSRLGTEWTSGAVDGVIRGAQVVRTYAVGDSYVTELRLDIQKMDELKNYGDVQQVPVKKQATLF, encoded by the coding sequence ATGAAAAAAGTATTAATGTTACTGGTTGCAATGGTGATGGCGGGTTGCCAGCCATTGGGCGGTGAAGAAATGTTTATGACTGCTGTTGGTTATGCCAGCATCAGTGAACAGAAAGGTCGAAATGACCAGGAAAAGCAAGTTAAGGCGATGCGTGCTTCTAAGATAGATGCTTATCGAGAGCTTGCGGAACAGGTATACGGCTTACGTGTGAGTGCCCGTTCTGATCTTGAAGATTCACGTTTGGGAACTGAGTGGACAAGCGGTGCCGTTGACGGTGTTATCCGTGGTGCGCAGGTTGTGCGTACATACGCTGTTGGTGATAGCTACGTAACTGAACTGCGTCTTGATATCCAAAAAATGGATGAGCTCAAGAACTACGGTGATGTTCAGCAGGTGCCAGTGAAGAAACAAGCTACCCTGTTCTAA
- a CDS encoding FlgO family outer membrane protein: MKKWLVLVSTMFLASCAFSPIYNGKDTYSGSRFMLMDTPRHTMDFFVESLAEELIMSNTSVSARTPIAVTSFVDLQNMDTTNWLGNSVSEGFIHQFQRRGFKVVDFKTTGSIRVTQSGDFAFSRDWKELAQEQDVKYVLTGTMLRQEGGVLINARVVGMKSRVVVATAQGFLPEDRIGRDLDTLNSVRTQDGVLIRTDHTMTSPDSIILRP; the protein is encoded by the coding sequence ATGAAGAAATGGCTTGTTTTAGTGTCAACGATGTTTTTGGCATCGTGCGCTTTTTCGCCAATCTACAATGGTAAAGATACGTATTCTGGCAGTCGATTTATGCTAATGGATACGCCACGTCATACGATGGATTTCTTTGTAGAAAGTTTAGCGGAAGAGCTGATCATGTCGAACACCAGCGTGTCGGCAAGAACACCTATTGCAGTGACCTCATTTGTCGACCTGCAAAATATGGATACCACCAACTGGCTGGGTAATTCAGTCTCAGAAGGTTTTATTCATCAGTTTCAGCGCCGCGGTTTTAAAGTGGTCGATTTTAAAACCACTGGCTCAATTCGAGTGACGCAATCGGGTGACTTTGCGTTCAGTCGTGATTGGAAGGAGTTAGCGCAGGAACAAGACGTGAAATATGTGTTGACGGGCACTATGTTACGTCAGGAGGGCGGTGTGCTTATTAACGCTCGTGTTGTTGGTATGAAAAGTCGAGTTGTGGTAGCAACGGCGCAAGGCTTCCTACCAGAGGATAGAATTGGTCGTGACTTAGATACGCTTAACAGTGTTAGAACCCAAGATGGTGTGCTGATCCGTACCGATCACACAATGACCAGCCCAGATTCTATTATTCTGCGTCCGTAA
- a CDS encoding transporter substrate-binding domain-containing protein: MKRKLGSMLVMLLIGNTALAQNIILATHDLAPYGSYPPGSDIRRVADDRFKGIAVDRLRCAMEGLNQNLQVLVVPWRRAQHLAESHQVDGFFAGSQNDYRDSYAVMSEQIADQNWQWYWMKSPTRDSAASIDKSNLGRIGAFQGSNMAKWLEANQYPIFSRPKTTEQLLLQLKIGRVDTVIANNLVVDALLEEYGWKDLVATKIAKEKPLGVYFTKHFLNQRPKAWLDEFNQSLSKCIK; the protein is encoded by the coding sequence GTGAAGCGAAAACTAGGCTCAATGTTAGTGATGTTGCTGATCGGAAACACCGCTTTAGCGCAAAATATCATATTGGCAACACACGACCTTGCTCCGTATGGCAGTTATCCACCGGGCAGTGATATCCGCAGAGTTGCCGACGACCGATTCAAAGGCATTGCCGTTGATAGGCTGAGATGTGCAATGGAAGGTCTAAACCAAAACCTACAGGTGCTGGTTGTGCCTTGGCGTCGAGCCCAACATCTGGCTGAGTCCCATCAAGTGGACGGTTTTTTTGCTGGTTCCCAAAATGACTACCGAGATAGTTATGCGGTTATGTCTGAGCAGATCGCAGATCAAAACTGGCAATGGTATTGGATGAAATCACCAACACGAGATAGTGCGGCTAGTATCGACAAATCAAATCTTGGGCGTATCGGTGCCTTTCAAGGTTCGAATATGGCCAAGTGGTTGGAAGCCAATCAATACCCAATTTTTAGTCGCCCCAAAACTACAGAACAGCTATTGTTGCAGCTAAAAATTGGCCGAGTTGATACTGTCATTGCCAACAACCTTGTGGTGGATGCTTTACTCGAAGAATATGGTTGGAAAGATTTGGTTGCCACCAAAATTGCTAAAGAGAAACCTCTGGGTGTCTATTTTACAAAACACTTTCTTAACCAGCGACCTAAAGCTTGGCTTGATGAATTTAATCAATCTCTATCTAAGTGTATTAAGTAA
- a CDS encoding extracellular solute-binding protein, with protein MIVFSSLSNAITLEVWSSFDGFLLDDIAKRFEQKTGHKLVIRRVDTEAMRSETLMAERSEVYMPDIVWIPSDFIGLHQYLGLQVLPDDWLDIDQLEPLATQHIKLDGNVYAIPISVGNHLMLFYDKTKVKQPIQTWEAFIQANQDQGLAILMDHETFYYQVAFFDLFGDPNPLKSLNFTEKELIDTLGFYRRLQLQGMFIDGCDSVCARKKFAKGEFSYLIDGDWVFNNIEPDELGELGVAPLPTWRGKKMTSLSGSKVLSFTKKSYQDPEKRAAMKALVALIQDPEELHRFAKDHVFITSNQTVNQTIFSQREEHFSQLYQLYLQSQPMNNSLKMAVFWEALFRGYHRYQEGMPLRESARYIIQFMDKHNKRVLNNEAN; from the coding sequence GTGATAGTATTTTCATCGTTGTCGAATGCGATCACCTTAGAAGTTTGGTCCTCTTTTGATGGCTTTTTGCTTGATGATATTGCTAAGCGCTTTGAGCAGAAAACAGGGCATAAGTTGGTTATTCGCCGCGTTGATACAGAAGCCATGCGTTCTGAGACCTTAATGGCAGAACGTTCGGAAGTGTATATGCCAGATATCGTCTGGATACCTTCAGACTTTATTGGCTTGCATCAATACTTAGGGCTGCAGGTATTACCAGACGATTGGTTAGATATAGACCAATTGGAGCCATTGGCGACCCAGCACATCAAGTTGGATGGTAACGTCTACGCCATCCCCATTTCGGTAGGCAACCACCTGATGCTTTTCTACGATAAAACCAAAGTAAAGCAACCTATACAGACTTGGGAGGCCTTTATTCAAGCAAACCAAGATCAGGGGCTGGCCATTTTGATGGATCATGAAACCTTTTATTATCAAGTGGCTTTTTTTGATCTATTTGGCGACCCTAACCCTCTAAAATCTCTAAATTTCACCGAGAAGGAGTTGATAGATACTCTTGGTTTTTATCGTCGATTGCAACTGCAAGGCATGTTTATTGACGGGTGTGATTCCGTATGCGCAAGGAAGAAATTTGCCAAGGGAGAGTTTAGCTATTTGATTGATGGTGACTGGGTATTTAACAACATCGAGCCAGATGAACTTGGTGAACTAGGGGTTGCGCCGTTACCCACGTGGCGTGGAAAAAAGATGACCTCATTGTCTGGGAGTAAGGTGCTCTCTTTTACCAAGAAGAGTTATCAAGATCCGGAAAAAAGAGCAGCAATGAAAGCCTTGGTTGCCTTAATTCAAGACCCTGAAGAGTTACATCGCTTTGCCAAAGATCATGTGTTTATCACAAGTAATCAGACGGTCAATCAAACCATATTCTCGCAGCGTGAAGAGCACTTTTCTCAACTTTATCAGCTATATTTACAGTCTCAGCCAATGAATAACTCACTCAAAATGGCCGTTTTTTGGGAGGCTTTGTTTCGTGGTTATCACCGCTATCAAGAAGGTATGCCTTTAAGAGAAAGCGCACGCTACATTATTCAATTCATGGACAAACACAACAAAAGGGTGCTGAACAATGAAGCCAATTAG
- a CDS encoding protein-glutamate O-methyltransferase produces the protein MTAITISDQEYRDFSRFLESQCGIVLGDSKQYLVRSRLSPLVSKFKLGSLSDLLRDVVTGRNRELRVAAVDAMTTNETLWFRDNYPFSVLSDKLLPEVAANKRPIKIWSAASSSGQEPYSIAMTILETQSRKPGMLPNVSITATDISSSMLDMCRAGVYDNLALGRGLSPERRRTFFEDAGDNKMKVKDNVKRMVNFRPQNLMDSYALLGKFDIIFCRNVLIYFAPEMKSKVLNQMANSLNPGGYLLLGASESLTGLTDRFEMVRCNPGIIYKLK, from the coding sequence ATGACAGCAATAACTATAAGCGATCAAGAATATCGCGATTTCAGCCGCTTTTTGGAGTCTCAGTGTGGGATTGTCCTTGGTGATAGCAAGCAATATTTGGTAAGAAGCCGACTTAGCCCTTTAGTCAGCAAGTTTAAGCTTGGCTCTTTATCAGACCTTCTTAGGGATGTAGTAACCGGAAGAAACCGGGAACTGCGTGTTGCCGCTGTAGATGCCATGACTACTAACGAAACACTGTGGTTCCGTGATAATTATCCGTTCTCGGTGTTGTCAGACAAACTTTTGCCTGAGGTTGCGGCAAACAAACGCCCAATTAAAATCTGGTCGGCAGCAAGTTCTTCGGGCCAAGAGCCTTACTCAATTGCTATGACCATTTTGGAAACGCAGAGCCGCAAGCCAGGTATGCTGCCTAATGTTTCTATCACGGCAACAGACATTTCCTCAAGTATGCTGGATATGTGTCGTGCTGGTGTTTACGACAATCTAGCACTTGGACGCGGGTTATCCCCAGAGCGTCGTCGCACCTTCTTTGAAGATGCAGGCGATAACAAAATGAAGGTAAAAGACAACGTTAAGCGCATGGTCAACTTCCGACCACAAAACTTGATGGACTCCTACGCTTTGCTTGGTAAGTTCGACATTATTTTCTGTCGAAACGTGCTTATCTACTTTGCCCCTGAGATGAAATCGAAAGTGCTTAATCAGATGGCTAATTCACTTAATCCTGGTGGCTATTTGTTACTAGGTGCCTCAGAGTCTCTTACGGGCCTAACAGATCGTTTTGAGATGGTTCGCTGTAACCCAGGTATCATCTACAAGCTAAAATAG
- the flgB gene encoding flagellar basal body rod protein FlgB, with the protein MAISFDKALGVHQHTVGLRERNAEVISTNIAQANTPGFKAKGMDFDKALQAAKSGASFGLTRTDGRHINATTNIAGDTLYRIPTQPDTGDGNTVDVDLERSLFMQNQIRHQASLDFLGSKFKNMTKALKGE; encoded by the coding sequence ATGGCGATCTCGTTCGATAAAGCTCTGGGAGTACACCAACACACAGTTGGCCTGCGTGAACGCAATGCAGAGGTCATCTCGACCAACATTGCGCAAGCAAACACACCTGGCTTTAAGGCGAAAGGCATGGACTTCGACAAGGCGCTGCAAGCGGCAAAGTCGGGGGCAAGCTTTGGTCTTACTCGCACCGATGGTCGGCACATTAATGCCACTACTAATATTGCCGGCGATACTCTGTATCGCATCCCAACACAGCCGGATACCGGAGATGGGAACACGGTCGATGTCGATTTGGAACGTAGTTTGTTCATGCAAAACCAAATTCGTCATCAGGCGTCATTAGATTTCTTAGGCAGTAAGTTTAA
- the flgN gene encoding flagellar export chaperone FlgN encodes MASLESLLDYQLQNAQSLSDLLEKEKVAIAKRVAKDIEVLAKQKLEFILQLQQTDQRIAEHAEVERLKLETQLSKQVKTIQSVVHDCQQLNEVNGEALQRAQLSFNKLHNMMQQSRGKIGMTYTAEGQTNTFSTLGTNIKA; translated from the coding sequence ATGGCATCACTCGAAAGTTTATTAGACTATCAACTCCAAAACGCTCAATCGCTTTCTGATTTACTTGAAAAAGAAAAAGTTGCGATAGCGAAGCGTGTCGCTAAAGATATTGAAGTTCTCGCCAAACAGAAACTCGAGTTTATCCTCCAACTACAACAAACTGATCAGCGCATTGCCGAACATGCGGAAGTTGAGCGCCTCAAGCTAGAAACCCAACTGAGCAAACAAGTAAAGACCATCCAATCTGTTGTTCATGACTGCCAGCAGCTTAATGAAGTGAATGGCGAAGCGTTGCAGCGTGCCCAATTGAGCTTTAACAAGCTACACAACATGATGCAGCAAAGTCGAGGTAAGATTGGCATGACCTACACGGCTGAAGGCCAAACTAATACTTTCTCCACTTTGGGTACGAACATCAAAGCTTAA
- the flgA gene encoding flagellar basal body P-ring formation chaperone FlgA translates to MQSISKCRAFYDKFGKTIGFCLIFFSAFAHSATESQIDAIKQAAEQHVLENYPLGPNDKMTATAAAIDRRVKASDCDEPLETSSSAHSGSSSNITVLVTCPQDDWRVYVPVRVSLLRPLVTAITPLARGNIIGSNDISISFVEQRAYRRFGFQQLDQVIGAKLKRNVRNGDVIEQNDICVVCRNEIVIIKAVKGEMSITTKGTALSDGATGDHVKVKNNKSNRIIDAIVTGMAEVTVHF, encoded by the coding sequence ATGCAATCTATCTCTAAGTGTAGAGCTTTCTACGATAAGTTTGGAAAAACTATCGGCTTTTGTTTGATTTTCTTTAGCGCTTTCGCTCACTCTGCGACTGAGTCGCAAATAGATGCGATAAAACAAGCGGCTGAGCAACATGTACTCGAAAACTATCCGCTCGGTCCAAATGACAAAATGACCGCTACGGCTGCCGCCATCGATCGCCGAGTCAAAGCCAGCGACTGTGATGAGCCGCTCGAAACATCATCTTCAGCGCATTCTGGCTCTTCAAGTAACATCACTGTTCTTGTCACTTGTCCTCAAGATGACTGGCGAGTATACGTACCAGTGCGTGTATCATTGCTTAGACCGTTGGTTACGGCCATCACACCTTTGGCTCGCGGCAACATCATCGGTTCAAATGATATTAGTATATCATTTGTTGAGCAGCGTGCTTATCGCCGCTTTGGCTTCCAACAACTAGATCAAGTGATTGGAGCCAAGCTAAAGCGCAACGTTCGAAACGGTGATGTCATTGAACAGAACGATATCTGCGTCGTTTGTCGAAATGAAATCGTGATCATTAAAGCCGTTAAAGGTGAAATGTCGATAACTACGAAAGGAACTGCCCTATCTGATGGTGCTACCGGGGATCACGTTAAAGTCAAAAATAACAAATCAAATCGAATAATTGATGCTATAGTAACAGGAATGGCAGAGGTTACTGTGCACTTTTAG
- the flgM gene encoding flagellar biosynthesis anti-sigma factor FlgM, whose protein sequence is MAGIDQLRSGQTVTTNRANARTESSTQSRSESVAEPKGGKDAVSLSQEGKAIGQLHQNMVSEPSFDSAKVAAIKEAIANGSYTVDPEKLAESMMKHEEDLAGL, encoded by the coding sequence ATGGCAGGCATTGATCAACTCAGATCCGGGCAAACCGTCACGACAAACCGTGCGAATGCTCGTACAGAAAGCAGTACGCAATCGCGTTCTGAATCTGTCGCCGAACCAAAAGGCGGCAAAGACGCAGTCTCGCTTAGCCAAGAGGGGAAAGCGATTGGTCAACTTCATCAGAACATGGTCAGTGAGCCGAGCTTCGACTCTGCAAAAGTTGCAGCGATTAAAGAAGCTATAGCAAATGGGTCCTACACAGTAGACCCAGAGAAACTGGCCGAAAGTATGATGAAGCATGAAGAAGACCTAGCTGGACTGTAA
- a CDS encoding chemotaxis protein CheV: MTGILDSVNQRTQLVGQNRLELLTFRLMGRQRYGINVFKVKEVLQCPKLTSMPNLNPLVKGVAHIRGQTVSVIDLSLAVGGRPTTDIDKCFVVISEFNRTIQGFLVTSVERIINMHWESILPPPEGAGKANYLTAVTNIDNELVEILDVEKILAEISPVDETMSDDLKEEIAEIQQEQVIHPILIADDSTVARKQVQRAVEAIGFESILVKDGKEAYEKLVELAANGPIKDQVSLVISDIEMPEMDGYTLTAEIRRNADLKDLHVILHTSLSGVFNQAMVERVGANEFIAKFNPDELGNAVKAAVNN, translated from the coding sequence ATGACGGGCATTCTTGATTCTGTGAATCAACGCACACAACTCGTCGGTCAAAACCGATTGGAGCTTCTGACTTTTCGTCTGATGGGACGCCAACGTTATGGTATTAACGTTTTTAAAGTGAAAGAAGTTCTCCAATGCCCTAAATTAACTTCCATGCCAAATCTTAACCCTTTGGTAAAAGGTGTGGCGCACATCCGTGGTCAAACGGTTTCAGTGATTGACTTAAGTTTAGCCGTTGGTGGCCGTCCGACCACAGACATTGACAAGTGCTTCGTGGTGATTTCGGAGTTTAACCGAACCATTCAAGGCTTTTTGGTCACATCTGTAGAACGTATCATCAACATGCATTGGGAGTCTATTCTTCCACCGCCAGAAGGTGCAGGTAAAGCCAACTACCTGACAGCAGTAACCAACATTGACAACGAACTGGTTGAAATTCTGGACGTTGAGAAAATCCTTGCCGAAATCTCGCCTGTGGATGAAACCATGAGCGATGATTTGAAAGAAGAAATTGCTGAAATTCAGCAAGAGCAGGTGATCCATCCAATTTTGATCGCTGATGACTCAACGGTTGCACGTAAGCAGGTACAACGCGCTGTTGAAGCGATTGGCTTTGAATCTATCTTAGTAAAAGATGGTAAAGAAGCTTACGAGAAGCTAGTGGAGCTTGCGGCCAACGGCCCGATTAAAGATCAAGTGTCTTTGGTTATTTCTGATATCGAAATGCCAGAAATGGATGGTTACACATTAACGGCAGAAATTCGCCGTAATGCGGATCTAAAAGATTTACACGTCATCCTACACACCTCATTAAGTGGTGTATTCAACCAGGCGATGGTCGAGCGTGTGGGTGCCAATGAATTTATCGCAAAATTCAATCCAGATGAACTGGGCAATGCAGTGAAAGCCGCAGTCAATAATTAA
- a CDS encoding flagellar assembly protein FlgT codes for MKKFWTTTITLVCTALFSFAAKAAWYEVEGVATISTSKSTARMNALEDAIYKAMSFTGADIGTISFLQPYIEESREEYQFTNHEVRYIRVEEEDDSGGKMRLKVRLDIYPTARGCHIDQYKKTILVGKIDLVEPQHAVMGAVYNLGEDYGQVLNRQFEQESQSFTSVGVTPYNLDKNRADIVKMIAQDNGAQYLISGHIHDLTATIESRLLQDDQINRQFAMEVLVFDGQTGNEVFTKTYREVALWPFPKTSQVDTKGARFWSSTYGEMMLRVSRNVMIDLESELSCKITVPSVVAVRQNLVTMDLGRRHGVKKGDKLQLWHNGSFIDQNGIARNRVSQSRITLTVDRVYDLEADLIVDQPELAQSIQIGDVMHKQFDEEE; via the coding sequence ATGAAAAAATTTTGGACAACTACCATAACTCTTGTTTGCACAGCACTTTTTAGCTTTGCAGCCAAAGCAGCGTGGTACGAAGTCGAAGGCGTTGCCACTATATCAACGTCAAAATCTACAGCACGCATGAATGCGTTAGAAGACGCTATTTATAAAGCAATGAGTTTTACTGGTGCTGACATTGGAACCATAAGCTTTCTGCAGCCTTATATAGAGGAATCTCGTGAAGAGTACCAATTTACTAACCACGAAGTGCGCTATATCCGTGTAGAAGAAGAAGATGACAGCGGTGGCAAGATGCGCCTTAAGGTACGTTTGGATATCTATCCAACGGCAAGAGGTTGCCATATTGACCAATACAAGAAGACTATATTGGTAGGTAAAATTGACTTAGTTGAGCCGCAACATGCTGTTATGGGCGCAGTGTACAATCTCGGTGAAGACTACGGTCAAGTGCTTAACCGTCAGTTCGAACAAGAATCCCAGAGCTTCACGTCAGTTGGTGTGACACCCTACAACCTAGATAAGAATCGAGCAGACATCGTTAAGATGATTGCTCAGGACAACGGCGCACAATACCTGATTAGTGGCCACATTCATGACCTTACCGCAACAATTGAAAGCCGATTGCTTCAAGACGATCAAATCAATCGTCAGTTCGCTATGGAAGTCTTAGTGTTTGATGGGCAAACCGGCAATGAAGTGTTTACCAAGACCTATCGTGAAGTGGCCTTGTGGCCCTTCCCTAAAACCAGTCAGGTAGATACGAAAGGTGCTCGTTTTTGGTCTTCAACTTATGGTGAGATGATGCTGCGAGTCAGCCGAAACGTGATGATAGATTTGGAGTCAGAACTCTCTTGTAAAATCACGGTGCCGTCTGTGGTTGCGGTCCGCCAGAACCTTGTCACGATGGATCTGGGTCGCCGCCATGGTGTTAAGAAAGGTGACAAGCTGCAACTATGGCACAATGGTTCATTTATCGACCAAAACGGTATTGCTCGTAATCGAGTCTCACAAAGCCGTATCACACTGACTGTCGATCGAGTCTACGACTTAGAAGCGGACTTAATAGTTGATCAACCAGAGCTGGCTCAGAGTATTCAAATTGGCGATGTCATGCATAAACAGTTTGATGAAGAAGAATAG
- a CDS encoding GGDEF domain-containing protein, giving the protein MKPISFRAFSLRKTLIYLLLFVALVPALLISQYFIKRQASMMQAHEDLAKGTTVSSIKDTVTTEIDNLANLLDWFSRDQVMIRGADNILYSSVVWQRLHAMTQISEIVSAIFVLNREGEVMYAHKGSAYHFENSDLYQKMQEAKPALRRGKVFHTRFTEPGLTSTDEDRGVALFSPLLAYTLLEHEEYEPQGTLVVLIGNESSVSLLQPHLYPGEHVALTYGELNVDEAALVQDVPKTEFVFEHPSLYSPAELSLYYFFSDTLRHQQAEETFNDAIQFLAALLFLVVVIVLVLNGWVSQQFNTISKVVTEFTNNSKSAITDSDFRSSEFLNVYQLLFKMRSQIGLQLDELENKNQQIAATNSQLEDFNQRLESEVEQKTAQLQASLKREENYQQKLVRLINGLSELNDVGYHGVSKVVTRHLQKLLPELGGEFSFTVPEKKCKTVIYNNMVEPLAYIGWQRAPETQEQKLLCQLFTQQLGYWLELMLITRRDPMLDAGNRQAFDEDIEYLKSQLRNGQIETFALFVIDINGLKTINDQYGHDLGDELIFTCEALLNQHINQNQMLYRIGGDEFVILGSDMNQADCKVLEERLERAQAGKTMSDMEGNLHPVHFSMGFASTDNCQPNLLFKEADMKMYINKKYYYSNSAK; this is encoded by the coding sequence ATGAAGCCAATTAGCTTTAGAGCTTTCAGTTTACGCAAAACACTTATCTATTTGTTGCTGTTTGTCGCTCTGGTACCTGCGTTGTTAATCAGTCAATACTTCATCAAACGGCAAGCCAGCATGATGCAAGCCCATGAAGACCTTGCGAAAGGTACAACGGTCTCTAGTATCAAGGATACCGTCACAACGGAAATCGATAATCTTGCGAACCTACTCGACTGGTTCTCTCGAGACCAAGTCATGATACGCGGTGCGGATAATATCCTTTACTCTTCGGTGGTGTGGCAGCGGCTCCATGCGATGACACAAATTAGTGAGATAGTCAGTGCCATTTTTGTTTTAAATAGAGAAGGTGAGGTGATGTATGCCCATAAGGGTAGTGCTTACCACTTTGAAAACAGCGATTTGTACCAAAAAATGCAGGAGGCAAAACCTGCGTTGCGTCGAGGAAAAGTATTCCATACAAGATTTACCGAGCCAGGTTTAACTTCAACGGATGAAGATCGTGGTGTAGCGCTGTTTAGCCCTTTGCTCGCCTACACGTTGCTTGAGCACGAAGAGTATGAACCACAGGGAACCTTGGTGGTGTTAATTGGCAATGAATCATCCGTTTCATTGTTACAGCCGCATTTATACCCAGGGGAACACGTTGCTTTGACCTATGGTGAGTTAAACGTAGATGAAGCTGCGCTGGTACAAGATGTTCCTAAAACCGAATTCGTGTTTGAACACCCTTCGCTTTATTCCCCTGCGGAGTTAAGCCTGTATTACTTCTTTTCTGACACACTGCGCCACCAACAAGCTGAAGAAACGTTTAACGACGCCATCCAGTTCTTAGCCGCTTTACTGTTTTTAGTAGTCGTGATTGTCTTGGTTCTAAATGGTTGGGTATCTCAGCAGTTTAATACCATCTCAAAAGTTGTCACTGAGTTTACCAATAACAGTAAATCAGCCATTACCGATAGTGATTTTCGCAGCAGTGAATTTTTAAATGTCTATCAGCTACTATTTAAAATGCGTAGTCAAATTGGGCTTCAGTTAGATGAGCTGGAGAATAAGAACCAGCAAATTGCCGCGACCAACAGTCAGCTGGAGGATTTTAATCAACGTCTAGAAAGTGAAGTTGAACAGAAAACTGCGCAGCTGCAAGCTTCTCTAAAACGAGAAGAAAACTATCAGCAAAAGTTGGTTAGGCTCATTAATGGGTTGTCTGAGCTTAACGATGTAGGCTATCACGGCGTATCTAAAGTCGTGACCCGACATTTACAGAAGTTACTTCCTGAACTTGGAGGCGAATTCAGCTTCACAGTCCCCGAGAAAAAATGCAAAACGGTAATCTACAACAATATGGTTGAGCCGCTAGCTTATATCGGCTGGCAACGTGCGCCAGAAACACAAGAGCAAAAACTGTTGTGCCAATTATTTACTCAACAGCTTGGATACTGGCTAGAACTAATGCTCATTACTCGCCGTGATCCTATGCTTGATGCAGGCAATCGACAGGCATTCGATGAAGATATCGAATATCTAAAATCTCAGCTAAGAAATGGTCAGATAGAGACGTTTGCGTTGTTCGTAATTGATATCAATGGCTTGAAAACTATCAATGATCAATACGGGCATGACTTAGGCGACGAGCTGATTTTTACCTGTGAGGCACTGCTCAATCAGCATATTAATCAAAATCAAATGCTATATCGCATCGGTGGTGATGAGTTTGTAATTTTGGGAAGCGATATGAATCAGGCCGATTGCAAAGTGTTAGAAGAGCGTTTAGAGCGAGCGCAAGCAGGCAAAACTATGTCAGATATGGAAGGCAACTTGCATCCGGTTCATTTTTCGATGGGGTTCGCTTCGACGGATAACTGTCAGCCTAACTTACTGTTTAAAGAAGCTGACATGAAGATGTACATCAATAAAAAATACTATTATTCAAATAGCGCAAAGTGA